In Desulfofustis limnaeus, the genomic stretch CAGATGACCCTGGTCAGGGAGAAAGACGGCAAGCGTTTGCATGTTGAAAGCAAGCTGATGGGAGAGAGCCTTGTCAGTAAAGAATTCATCGACCAATTGGCGATCGCGCCGCAGGAACGACTCTACCCCGATATCGCCGTCCTGAAGATAGGCGGACAGTCGATTTGCGATCGGGGCGTCAAAGCGTTGCCAGCAATCCTCAAAGAAATCGTCCGGAACCGTAAGGAGCACAAGATCCTCATCACGACCGGCGGCGGAACTCGTAGTCGACACATCTATACCATCGGACTCGAGATGGGCATGCCCACCGGAGTCATCGCCAAATTTGGCAGCATGATATCCGAACAGAATGCGCTGATGATCGCCACCCTGCTCTCGCCATGGGGCGGAGTAAAGATCTCGCATTCCGACATCGTCAAGCTTCCCACCTATTTCGCAGAAAGCATCATTCCCGTCATGCACGGCATGCCGCCATACGACTATTTCGCCATCAAACCGAAAGTCGGACGAATACCGATCCATCGTACCGATGTCGGCCTGGTC encodes the following:
- a CDS encoding amino acid kinase family protein, producing the protein MTLVREKDGKRLHVESKLMGESLVSKEFIDQLAIAPQERLYPDIAVLKIGGQSICDRGVKALPAILKEIVRNRKEHKILITTGGGTRSRHIYTIGLEMGMPTGVIAKFGSMISEQNALMIATLLSPWGGVKISHSDIVKLPTYFAESIIPVMHGMPPYDYFAIKPKVGRIPIHRTDVGLVILADLIGSRTILFIKDENGLYTDDPKKNPNAEFIAEIGAQDLLDRDLDDLVIERPCLEIIQNSEVIEKVQVINGMIEGNITRALNGEHVGTIIYKQ